A window of Microbacterium lushaniae genomic DNA:
ACCGTGCAGCGCTGCCACCTCGGCGCGTGCGCGTGCCACGGCCACTTCGGTGCGCGCACTCACGACGTACGCATCCTGGCCATCGGCGTGGGTCGTGCTCATTCCGTCGGACTCCTTCGTCTACCGTCGAACGGCCATGTGACCGTTCACATCGAGAAACTATAGCCATACCTACGGCGGGCGGGGCCAGAACCGTCGATCTCATTCCGATAACGGCGGTCAGAGCGCGACGGCACGCCCCGTGGAGGCGCGCACGATGAGCTCCGGCTCGATCGCCGCGCTCACCGGCTCCGCGGCGGGGTCGGCCGCCCCCAGCAGCAGATCGACGCAGCGACGGCCCAGTTCACCGAAATCCTGCCGGACGGTCGTGAGGGGCGGCGCAAAATGGGCGGCCTCGGGGATGTCGTCGAACCCCACGATGCTGATGTCGCCGGGAACGTCGAGCCCCGCATCCCGCACGGCGTGCAGGAGCCCCAGCGCCATCTGATCGTTGGAGGAGAAGATCGCCGTGAAATCACGCACCCGCAGCAGCTCGCGGCCGGCGTAGTAGCCGAAGTCCGCGGTCCAGTCGCCCAGGATCGGCGCCGTCGTGGGGAGGTCCTGCGCCGACATCTCCTCGAGGAACCCCCGCATCCGCGCTTCGGCCTCGACCCAGTCCTGCGGGCCGGCCAGGTGATAGATCTCGCGGTGGCCGAGTTCGATCAGGTGCCGCGTGGCCAGGCGCGCCCCGGCGATCTGGTCCACCGACAGGGCGTGGCCGGGGTCCAGCCCGGTGGACTGCAGCGTCACGTAGGGCACGTCCAGCTGCTGCGCGGCGATCGCCCGGATGACCCGCACCTGCGGCGCGATGACGACGAGCCCTTCGATCGACTGGGCCGTCAGGTGCCGGAGACCCTGCGCGATCGAGTCGGGCTGGCGCGCGTCGATGTTGACCGTGCTGACCCAGTATCCCCGCGCCCGCGCGGCGGCCTCGATGGCGGCGATGCTGGAGGCGGGGCCGTACTGCGTGCTGGAGGCGGCGAGGATCCCGATCGTCTGGGACCGCGCCGTCACGAGCGCACGAGCCGCGCGATTGGGGCTGTACTGCAGGCGCGCCATCACCTCGAGCACGCGGGCGCGGGTCTCGGGGCGGATGCTGGGGTGGTTGTTCAGCACGCGCGACACGGTCTGGTGCGACACGTCGGCCAAGCGCGCGACGTCGCGGATGCTGGGGCGGCGCCCACTCGCGTCCTCGCTCATACCGTCCCCTCCGGCACCGACTCGATGTGACGGGATGTGACAGTCACACGACTTGAAACGTTCGGGGGGATTCTGTCACACGCTTGTCACATGCCTACACTGTGCGCGTGTCCGACTTCGCGCGCCACCTTCCGCTGAGTCAGCGCGGTCAGGGCGACGACCCGTCCGTGACGGCCGACCGGCGCGGTGCGCTCGCCGATGTCGTCGACCGCGCCGCCGACCTCCTCGCCGACGCGCCGGACGCCCCTCCCGGCCTCGCCGCCGCGTTCCTGGACGTCGCAGGTCTTCGGGCGGAGGCGACAGGACCGGCTGCCGACGGCACGATGCCGCTGCGGGAGGTCGCACAGCGCGTCCGCGCCGGTCGCCGGCGCAGCATCCGCGCTCTGGCCGCCGGTGTGAAGGCGCTCCTGCTGCTCGCGCGCGACCTGTCCGCCGACGCCGGGGTGGATCCGTTCATCGCGGGCGCGGCCGCGCTGTACGCGTCGGCGGCTGCTCCCGCCGACCGGCGCGCAGCGGTGCGCGGGCACACCGTCCGGGCCACGGATGCCCCGTGGACCTTCGGCTCCGGTCCGCCGCTGGAGGCCACCTCCGCCCAGATCGCGGCGTTCCTCCTCGGGGTCTCGGATGAACCGCCGCGACGGCCCGCTACCGGGCGAGGATGAGTTCGCGGTAGAAGCCGATGCCGCGCAGCCACACCGCCACGCCGATGCGCTCGTCCGCGGCGTGCAGGGCGTCGCGTTCGGAGCGCGAGAGGCGGAAGGGTGTGAAGCGGTAGACGGCGCCGGTGAGCCCGGTGAACCAGCGGCTGTCGCTGGCACCCAGCTGCACGTACGGCAGCGGGACGACCTCTTCGCCGAGCGTCGCCACGACCGTGCGGGCGAGCCGCTGCCAGGCCTCCCCGCGCCAGGGCGACACCGGCGAGGGCTCGGAGCCGTCCTCCACCGCGATCTCCACGAGGGGATCGGCGATCGCGCGGCGCAGGTGCCGCTCGGCGGCCCCGATGCTGTCACCGGTCAGCAGACGCACGTTGACCCAGGCCCGGGCCGTCGTGGCCAGGACATTGCGCCCCGACGCACCGGCGAGCTCGGTCGCGACGGCGGTCGTGCGCACGAGCGCGTTGGTCTCGGGGCCGAGCGCGGCGAGCACGCGCGTGAGCACGGGGGCAAGCGCGCCGGCGGAGGAGAAGATGCTCCGCAGGGGCTGGGCGACGTGCGGTGCGGCGGTGGCCAGCAGCGCCCGCACCGGCGGTGCCAGGCGCACGGGGAAGGGGCGACGGCGGATGCGGTCGATCGCGCGGGCCAGGCGCGCGGTGGCGGGCATGCGGGGCGGGGTGGAGGCGTGGCCGCCGGCTTCGCGGGCCGTCAGCACGAACGTGGCGGTGCCGCGCTCGGCGACCCCGATCATGGCGGCCGGAGCCGAAAGCCCGGGGAGCACGTCCGTCACGACCGCGCCGCCTTCATCCAGCACGAGCCCGGGGGTCACGGCGCGCTCGCGCAGGAGCGCCGCGATGGCCTGCGCGCCCGTCCCGTGCGTCTCCTCGTCGTGACCGAAGGCGAGATACACGTCGCGCGGCGGGGTCGCCCCCTCACCCAGCAGCGCCTCGACCGCCTCGAGGATCGCCACCAGGGCGCCCTTGTCATCGATCGCGCCGCGCGCGTGGATGGCCGCATCCTCCCCCTCGCCGACGATGTCGGCGTCGAAGGGGGCGTGGCGCCACTCCCCCGGCACGACCGGCACGACGTCCTGGTGCGCCATGAGCACGAGCGGGTCGGTCGAGGTCTCCCCCGGCCAGCGGTACAGCAGGGCGCCGTCGCCGACCACCTCCCGCTCGAGCCGCGCGTGCACGAGCGGGTACAGGCGCTCCAGCGCCGCGCGGAAGCGCGCGAAGCCGTCGGGATCGATCCGCGTGGCGTCGGCGTAGGAGATCGTGGGGATGCGCAGCAACTCGCGGAAGCGGTCGGTCGGGCTCACGCGACGAGCCTACGGCGGTCGATACGCTCGGGGGCATGAGCAGACTTCGCTGGGGGATCCTCGCCACAGGCGGCATCGCCCATTCCTTCACGCGTGAACTCCAGGCCGCCGGGCACACGGTCACGGCGGTCGGATCCCGGCGGACGGAGTCGGCGGAGGCCTTCGCCCGGGAATTCGGGCTGCCGCGCGCGCACGGATCGTACGAGGACCTCGTCTCCGATCCCGACGTCGACATCGTCTACGTCGCGACGCCGCATCCGGCCCACGCCGAGAATGCGCTGCTCGCGCTGGACCACGGCAAGCACGTGCTGGTGGAGAAGCCCTTCACCCTCACCGGCGACGAGGCCGAGCTCATCCGCGAACGGGCCGCGGAGCGCGGTCTCGTGGCGCTGGAGGCGATGTGGACCCGGTTCCTGCCGCACATGGCCCGCATCCGCGAGATCGTCGCGGCCGGCACGCTGGGCGAGATCCGCACCGTGTCCGCCGAGCACACCCAGAAGCTCCCCACCGACCCCGCTCACCGCCTGAACGACCTCGCGCTGGGCGGGGGCGCGCTGCTGGACCTGGGGATCTACCCGGTGTCGTTCGTGCACGACATCCTGGGGCCGCCCGTGACGATCACCGCGCGCGCGCGGTTCGCCGACACCGGCGCCGACACCGAGGTCGCGACGATCTTCACGCACGCGTCCGGAGCGATCTCCACGACGCTGTCCTCCTCCCGCGGGGCGGGACCGAACCGGGCGAGCATCGTCGGCACCGAGGCCCGCATCGACATCGATCGCGTGTGGTACACGGCCACCTCGTTCCAGGTGGTCGCGCCAGACGGCACCGTGCGGGAGCGGTACGACAATCGCGTCGAGGGGGGCGGCAAGCAGTTCCAGGCGCAGTACGCCGAAGACCTCGTCGCATCCGGCCGGCTCAGCGGCGACGTTCTGCCGCCGGCGGAGTCGGTGGAGATCATGCGCACCCTCGACGCGGTACGCCGACACATCGGTCTGCGGTATCCGGGCGAGCACTGACCCGGCAGACTGGAACCATGCCCGATTCTCACACCGCCCGCGTTGCCGTCTACCTCGACTTCGACAACATCGTGATGTCCTGGTACGACCGGGTGCACGGGCGCAACGCCTATTCGCGCGACCGCTCGCGCATCGCCGACAAGCCCACCGATCCGGAGATCGCCGAGCGACTGAGTCAGGCCACCATCGATGTGGGCGCGATCATCGACTACGCCGCGTCCTTCGGGACCCTCGTGCTCACGCGCGCCTACGCCGACTGGTCGGCGCCGGTCAACGCCGAGTACCGCACGCAGCTCGTGGCGCGCGCCGTCGACCTCGTGCAGCTGTTCCCCGCCGCCGCGTACGCCAAGAACGGCGCCGACATCCGCCTCGCCGTCGACACGGTGGAGGACATGTTCCGCCTGCCCGACCTCACGCACGTGGTGATCGTGGCGGGCGACTCCGACTACGTCCCGCTCGCGCAGCGCTGCAAGCGCCTCGGCCGCTATGTCGTGGGCGTCGGCGTCGCCGGTTCCACCGCCAAGTCGCTCGCGGCGGCGTGCGACCGCTTCGACGCGTACGACTCCCTCCCCGGCGTGGTGCGCGAGCCCACGGCGAAGAAGGATGCGGCCCCCAGCCGGCCGCGGGCGCGCAAGCGCTCGAGCGACCCCGCCGTGAACCTCCTCGAGCGGGCCCTGCAGCTGGAGCAGGAGCGTGCCGAGGGCGATTGGGTGCACGCATCCGCCGTCAAGGACCTCATGAAGCGGCTGGACCCCGCCTTCAGCGAGAAGGCCCTCGGATTCCGCGGCTTCTCCGACTTCGTCAAGGCGCATCCGGCCGTCGTGGAAGTGGACGAGGCCTCGCACGTGGTGCTCGTCCGGGCCGTTCCGCGCCCCTCCTGACGCGGGCGACCTCGGGCAGGAACGCCCGGCCCGGTGGAAGTGGTTACCGAAACGTGACCTTCCACTCGTGCGCTCGCCCCGCCACGCGAGCATCATGGGTGCACCGCGCACGGGGCCGTGCGTGGAACGAGGTGAGACCTCACACCGACGAAGGGTGAGAAATGAACCGACGCTCCTTGTCCGCCGTGGTAGCGCTCTCAGGAGCTGCGGCGGTCCTGCTCGCAGGCTGTTCCGGATCCGGGGGCGGCGGCTCCTCGGAGGGGGGCGGCGGAGAGGCGGCCGATCGGGCGTGCGTGATCCTCCCCGACGCGGTGTCGTCGCCGCGGTGGGAGAACTTCGACCGCAAGTACCTCCAGGAGGGTCTGGAGGAGGCCGGGTTCGACGTCGACATCCAGAACGCGCAGGGCGACACCAACAAGTACTCCACCATCGCCGACCAGCAGCTCACGCAGGGTTGCGGCGTCATGCTGCTCGCCGACTTCCAGGGCGCTGCCGAAGCCGTCGCCGCCAAGGCCACCGCGGAGGGCATCCCCGTCATCGCGTACGACCGCCCGTTCGAGGGCGCCGACTACTACGTCTCCTTCGACAACGTCGAAGTGGGTCGCCTGGAGGGGCAGGCGGTGCTCGACGGGCTGGAGGCTGCGGGCAAGGACCCGGCCAGCGCCGTCGTGGTCTACATGGGCGGCGACCCCAGCGACGGCAACGCCGCGATGTTCAAGGAGGGTGCCGTGGAGGTCATGGAGGGCGCAGGCATCACCGCGGCTGCCGAGCCGCCCGGAATCTGGGACCAGGCGAAATCGCAGACCAACTTCGAGCAGGCGCTGACCTCGCTCGGCGGACAGGTCGACGGGGTGTGGGCGGCCAACGACACCAACGCCGCCGGCGTCATCAAGGTCCTGCAGAACAACAACCTCACCGGTGTGGCGGTCTCGGGTCAGGACGCCAACGTCGCGGGGCTGCAGAACATCCTCCTGGGGTGGCAGACGGCCACCGTGTACAAGCCGGTCAAGGAGGAGGCCGACGCCGCCGTGGAAGTGGCCGTCGCCCTCCTCAACGGCGAGACGCCCGAGGCCGACCAGGAGCTCGAGGACGGCACGCCCTACATCGCGGTGACGCCGCAGCTGGTCGGACCCGAAGAGGTCATCACGGTCATCGAGGCGGGTGATGCGGACGCGGCGGAGGTGTGCACCGGCGACGTGGCCGCCAAGTGCGCCGAGTACGGCATCCAATAGCGCCGGGTTGCGGGCGCCGCGTCGGTTCCGGCGCGGCGCCCCCTTTTCGGTCCGGCACAGCGCAGGGAAGCGGCAATGACTGACCCGATCATCGAACTCATCGGCGTGAAGAAGTCCTTCGGCCCCGTCAGCGTCCTCAAGGGGGTGGATCTGCAGGTCTTCCCCGGCACCGTCACCGCCCTCGTGGGCGACAACGGCGCCGGCAAGTCGACCCTCATCAAAGGACTCGCGGGCGTGCAGCCCTACGACGAGGGCGAGGTGCGCATAGACGGCGCGCATCGCGATCTGCACACCCCGAGGGATGCGGCGGCGCTGGGCATCGAGGTCGTCTACCAGGACCTCGCCCTGTGCGACAACCTCGACATCGTGCAGAACATGTTCCTCGGGCGCGAGGAGCTGTCCACCGGCACCCTCGACGAGGGGCGGATGGAGCGGGAGGCGTCGGACACCCTGCGCTCACTGTCGGTGCGCACGGTGAGATCCGTGCGGCAGAAGGTGTCGTCCCTCTCCGGCGGACAGCGACAGACGGTCGCCATCGCGCGGGCCGTGCTGAAGAAGGCGCGCGTGGTGATCCTGGACGAGCCGACCGCAGCCCTGGGCGTCGCCCAGACCGAGCAGGTGCTGCATCTGGTGGAGCGGCTGGCCCAGCAGGGGGTGGCCGTCGTGCTGATCAGCCACAACCTCACCGACGTGTTCGCCGTCGCCGACGACATCGCCGTGCTCTACCTCGGCCAGCTCGTGGCCCAGGTGCGCGCGCAGGACACCACGCGCGACGACGTCGTGGGCTACATCACCGGCACCAAGACCCTCACCGGCGCTCCCCTGCTGACCACCGACACCATCCCCACCGAGGGAGACCCGGCATGACGAACGTCGCCCGCACGAACGCATCGCCGGATCCGCTGGCGACCGACCTCATCGGCAGTGGCGTGGAGGGGGGCCTGCGCGAGCAGGTGGTGGCGTGGTGGCAGCGCGTCCGCTCCGGCGACATGGGCGCCCTTCCCGCCATCGGCGGGCTGGTCGTGCTGACCCTGCTGTTCTCGACGCTGAGCCCCTTCTTCCTCACCGAACGCAACTTCGCCAACCTGCTCAACCAGGCCGCCACGCTCGTGATGCTGGGGATGGCACTGGTGTTCGTCCTGCTCCTGGGCGAGATCGACCTGTCGGCGGGGGTCACCGGCGGCGTCGCGATGGCCCTGTTCGTCGTGCTCAACACGCAGTTCGGCATCGACTGGCCCATCGCGCTCCTCGTCGGATTCGCGGTGGGCTTGATCACGGGAGCGCTCATCGGCTTCTTCGTCGCGCGCGTGGGGATCCCCTCGTTCGTCGTGACCCTCGGCCTCTTCCTCGGTTATCAGGGGCTCGCCCTCGTCATCATCGGCGACGGCGGGCTGTACCGCGTGCAGGTGCCCGAGCTCCTCGCGCTGCAGAACGGCAACCTGCCGGTGTGGGGCGGCTGGGCGATGCTTGCGGTCATGCTCGCCGTCTCGGCGGGCACGTCGTTCTGGGATCGGGCGCGGCGCACCAAGGCGGGCGTTCCCAACCGGGCGATGTCGCTCGTGTGGATCAAGCTCGCCGTCATCGCCGTGATCGGCGGCGTCTTCGTGTACATCCTCAACCAGGACCGCGGCCAGTCCGTCGTCGCGGTGCAGGGGGTGCCCCTCATCGTGCCGGTGACGCTCGCGATCCTGTGGCTGGGCACGTTCGTCCTGGATCGCACGCGCTTCGGCCGTTACATCTACGCCATCGGCGGCAACGCCGAGGCGGCGCGGCGCTCGGGGGTCAAGGTGCGCTGGGTGAAGTGGTGGGCGTTCGTGATCTGCTCCACCCTCGCCGTGGCATCCGCCCTCTTCAGCGTCTCGCGCGTGGGATCCGTCGACGCCACGGTGGGCCGCGACATCGTGCTCAGCGGGGTGGCTGCCGCCGTCGTGGGGGGTGTGAGCCTGTTCGGCGGCCGGGGGCGCCTCATCCACGCGGCCATCGGCGCGCTCGTGATCGCGTGCATCACCAACGGGCTGGGCCTGCTCAACCTGCCGGCCGGCATCAACCTGCTCGTCACCGGCGGCGTGCTGATCCTCGCCGCCACCGTCGACGCCGTGTCGCGGCTGCGGGCCGGCGGGTCGTTCCTGAGGAGCTGACCCGCGGCCCTCACGCCCCGGCGAGGACCTCGTCCACCCACGCGGGGACGACGGCGGTCGCCGGCCCGGCCCGGACGTCGTCGAAAGGGAGCACGGGGTCGCTGGGCGCGAGGTTCAGTTCGACCGTGCGCGCGCCGTGCGCCGCGGCGAGCGCGGCGTATCCGGCCGCGGGATACACCTCCCCCGACGTGCCCACCGAGACGAAGACGTCGCACGCGCTCACCGCGTCGTCGATGCGGTCCAGGCCGTACGGCATCTCGCCGAACCACACCACGTCCGGCCGCAGCGCACGCGCACCGCAGTGCGGGCACTCCGGACGGTTCCGCAGGTCGCCGGTCCAGGGCGTGCGGGCCAGGCACCGGGTGCACAGCGCCCGGAACAGCTCGCCGTGCATGTGCACGAGACGCCGCGTGCCGGCCCGCTCGTGCAGGTCGTCGACGTTCTGCGTCACCACGAGCACTCCGTCGCCCAGCGCCTCCTCCAGACGGGCGAGCGCGTGGTGGGCGGCGTTGGGGAGAGCGGATGCGGCGATGCGGCGCCGCTCGTCGTAGAAGGCCAGCACGGTGTCGGGGTCGCGGGCGAACCCCTCCGGCGTGGCCACGTCGGCGACGGAGTGCCCCTCCCACAGCCCGCCGGCGTCGCGGAACGTGGCCAGGCCGCTCTCGGCGGAGATGCCGGCGCCGGTGAGGACGACGATGCGCATCAGTGCCGCGTGTCCGGGGCCACGTGGGCGAGCACGCGCGGCCACACCGCCGTGAGCCCGAGCCGGCCGTCGAGGGCACCGGCGGCCTCACGGCTGAGCACGTCGGCCCGGGCGTGCGGCAGCCGTTCGGCGTACCACTGCGCCGCGTCTGCGGGGGCGGCCTCATCCGCGGAGTCGTTGACGACGAGGGTGTCGGCGGCCACCCGTGCGAGGGCCTGCGAGACGAGGTCGCGGGCGAGGCCGGTCTCCGGCAGCGGCGCCGCGACCAGCGCCAGCCGGTCGGCGCGCTCGCCCAGGGCCGCCGCGAGCGCGACGGCGAACAGGGCGGCGGCGCGCTCCCCGACGACGCCGACGGGCCCGTCCGGCACCTCCTCGCGCAGCAGCGCGAGGACCTCCGCCGCCGTCGAACCGGCGGGCGTCTCGCCGCCGAAGGTCGGCGGGTCGTCGAGCTCGGGCGCGTCGACGGCGATGAGCAGCAGACGCACGTGATGCTCGGCCGTCACCAGCGGAGCGGGGTCGATCGTGGCGATGGGTCCGCTGCGCACCACGAGCACGCACCGGGGGGCGGCCAGTGCCCCCGCGCTGCGGTACTCGATACCGAACGCCGGTCCTTGCGCGCGCGTCATGGCGCCATCCTGGCACGCAGCCGACGAGGCGTCAGCCCCGCAGCATCCCGCGCAGCCGCTGGATCGTGTCGGCGTCGGCGGCACGCTTGTCGGGTCGGTACGCCTTCACGCGTGCGAAGCGCAGCGCGACCCCGCCGGGGTACCGGGGGGAGCGCTGCACGCCGTCGATGGCGATCTCCACGACGGTGACGGGGGCGACGTGGACGGTGCCGGCGGTGCGCCGGGTCTGGATGGCCGGGAAGTGCTCCGTCTGCCAGCGCAGCAGGTCGTCGGTGAGACCCTTGAAGGTCTTGCCGACCATGACGAAGCCCCCGGCCTCGCCGAACTCGCCGTCGGGGTCGTACGCGCCCAGGTGCAGGTTCGACAACCATCCCGCCCGGCGCCCGGATCCCTCCTCCACCGCCAGGACGACGAGGTCGAAGGTGTGCACCGGCTTGATCTTCAGCCATGCCGTGCCGCGCCTGCCCGCGACGTAGGGCGCGGCGAGGTCCTTCACCATGACGCCCTCGTGCCCGGCGTCCAGCGCGGCGCCGGCGAAAGCCTCCGCCTCGCCGGGGTCGTCCGTCGTGATCGCCGGCACCCGCCACGCGCCGGCGACTCGCTCGAGCTCCTGCTGACGCAGTGCCAGCGGCTCGTCGAGCACGTCGCGGCCGTCCACGTGCAGCACATCGAAGAACCAGGGGCGCAGCGCGATCCGGCGTGCCGTCTCGGCGCCGAAGCGCGCCATGGTGTCTTGGAACGCCCGTGGCGCCCCGCTCTCATCGAGCGAGAGGGTCTCCCCATCGAGGATGAGCTCGGTCGCCGGCAGCCCGCGGACCACCTCGACGATCTCCGGCACGCGCGCGGTGACCTCGGCGAGGCTGCGGGTGAACACGCGGACCTCGTCGCCGCGACGGTGCACCTGGATGCGTGCGCCGTCGAGTTTGTATTCGACCGATGAGGTGCCGGTGGCCGTGACCGCCTCACCCGCGGTCGCCGCGGTGGCCGCGAGCATGGGGAGCACCGGCCGCCCGACGACCAGCCCGACCTCGCCGAGCGCGGCCGGCGGCTCCGTGAGAGCGATCCGGGCCGTCTCGCCCAGGTCGCCGGAGAGCATCGCGGCCCGGCGGACCACGGCGGGCTCGCGGTGCGCCGCCCGCGCGATCGCCTCCAGGAGCACTCCCTCCAGCGCTCCGGTGCGCAGCTCGCCCATCATGACGCGGGCGAGCAGATCCCATTCGCCCGGCGTCGTCCGCCGGGCGAGGGAGCCGAGCACCTCACCGCGGCGGGCCGCCGACCCCGCGCCGACGGTCTCGGCCAGCGCGGTGAACGCCGCATCCACGTCGCGCACCGTGACCGTGGCGGCGGGGGCGGATCCGGCCGGCAGGCCCGACAGGGTGCGCCACCCCACGCCCAGGCGTCCCTGCCGCGGCGAGGCCGTGAGCAGGCCCACGGCGGGCACGATCTCGTCCGCCTCGAGCCGGGCCAGCAACCCGGCGAGTGCGTCGGTCTTCGCCGACCGGGCGCGCGTGGCCGCGACGGCGGTGACGGTGTCCACGACGTCGGCGAGCAGCATCCCGGCATTCTCGCACCGGGCGGCGACAACGGCCCGGCCTTGCGCTTCCTCCCGCTGCGGGTCAGGCGCCGGGGGCGGTGGCGGCGACGAAAGCGAGGTAGGCCTCGAGATCGTCGGTGGGCGTGACCGCCCGCAGCACGACCTCGTCGGCGGCGCGCTCGTAGGCGGGCAGGCCTTCAGCCAGCGCGGCGGAGTCTGCGAAGGCCGTGGCCATCGCCGACACACCCATGCGGGCGAAGTTCGCGGCGTAGTTGGGGAACTTCGCGTACCGCCCGGCCTCCTCCTCCAGCCGCGAGCGGGCGGCGGGGTCCACCGCCGTGCGGACGTAGACGGCGACGGATGCGCCCGCCGCGACCGTGTGCGCCGCGGCCGCCTGT
This region includes:
- a CDS encoding LacI family DNA-binding transcriptional regulator; translation: MSEDASGRRPSIRDVARLADVSHQTVSRVLNNHPSIRPETRARVLEVMARLQYSPNRAARALVTARSQTIGILAASSTQYGPASSIAAIEAAARARGYWVSTVNIDARQPDSIAQGLRHLTAQSIEGLVVIAPQVRVIRAIAAQQLDVPYVTLQSTGLDPGHALSVDQIAGARLATRHLIELGHREIYHLAGPQDWVEAEARMRGFLEEMSAQDLPTTAPILGDWTADFGYYAGRELLRVRDFTAIFSSNDQMALGLLHAVRDAGLDVPGDISIVGFDDIPEAAHFAPPLTTVRQDFGELGRRCVDLLLGAADPAAEPVSAAIEPELIVRASTGRAVAL
- a CDS encoding M20/M25/M40 family metallo-hydrolase — translated: MSPTDRFRELLRIPTISYADATRIDPDGFARFRAALERLYPLVHARLEREVVGDGALLYRWPGETSTDPLVLMAHQDVVPVVPGEWRHAPFDADIVGEGEDAAIHARGAIDDKGALVAILEAVEALLGEGATPPRDVYLAFGHDEETHGTGAQAIAALLRERAVTPGLVLDEGGAVVTDVLPGLSAPAAMIGVAERGTATFVLTAREAGGHASTPPRMPATARLARAIDRIRRRPFPVRLAPPVRALLATAAPHVAQPLRSIFSSAGALAPVLTRVLAALGPETNALVRTTAVATELAGASGRNVLATTARAWVNVRLLTGDSIGAAERHLRRAIADPLVEIAVEDGSEPSPVSPWRGEAWQRLARTVVATLGEEVVPLPYVQLGASDSRWFTGLTGAVYRFTPFRLSRSERDALHAADERIGVAVWLRGIGFYRELILAR
- a CDS encoding Gfo/Idh/MocA family protein; this translates as MSRLRWGILATGGIAHSFTRELQAAGHTVTAVGSRRTESAEAFAREFGLPRAHGSYEDLVSDPDVDIVYVATPHPAHAENALLALDHGKHVLVEKPFTLTGDEAELIRERAAERGLVALEAMWTRFLPHMARIREIVAAGTLGEIRTVSAEHTQKLPTDPAHRLNDLALGGGALLDLGIYPVSFVHDILGPPVTITARARFADTGADTEVATIFTHASGAISTTLSSSRGAGPNRASIVGTEARIDIDRVWYTATSFQVVAPDGTVRERYDNRVEGGGKQFQAQYAEDLVASGRLSGDVLPPAESVEIMRTLDAVRRHIGLRYPGEH
- a CDS encoding NYN domain-containing protein is translated as MPDSHTARVAVYLDFDNIVMSWYDRVHGRNAYSRDRSRIADKPTDPEIAERLSQATIDVGAIIDYAASFGTLVLTRAYADWSAPVNAEYRTQLVARAVDLVQLFPAAAYAKNGADIRLAVDTVEDMFRLPDLTHVVIVAGDSDYVPLAQRCKRLGRYVVGVGVAGSTAKSLAAACDRFDAYDSLPGVVREPTAKKDAAPSRPRARKRSSDPAVNLLERALQLEQERAEGDWVHASAVKDLMKRLDPAFSEKALGFRGFSDFVKAHPAVVEVDEASHVVLVRAVPRPS
- a CDS encoding substrate-binding domain-containing protein, encoding MILPDAVSSPRWENFDRKYLQEGLEEAGFDVDIQNAQGDTNKYSTIADQQLTQGCGVMLLADFQGAAEAVAAKATAEGIPVIAYDRPFEGADYYVSFDNVEVGRLEGQAVLDGLEAAGKDPASAVVVYMGGDPSDGNAAMFKEGAVEVMEGAGITAAAEPPGIWDQAKSQTNFEQALTSLGGQVDGVWAANDTNAAGVIKVLQNNNLTGVAVSGQDANVAGLQNILLGWQTATVYKPVKEEADAAVEVAVALLNGETPEADQELEDGTPYIAVTPQLVGPEEVITVIEAGDADAAEVCTGDVAAKCAEYGIQ
- a CDS encoding ATP-binding cassette domain-containing protein is translated as MTDPIIELIGVKKSFGPVSVLKGVDLQVFPGTVTALVGDNGAGKSTLIKGLAGVQPYDEGEVRIDGAHRDLHTPRDAAALGIEVVYQDLALCDNLDIVQNMFLGREELSTGTLDEGRMEREASDTLRSLSVRTVRSVRQKVSSLSGGQRQTVAIARAVLKKARVVILDEPTAALGVAQTEQVLHLVERLAQQGVAVVLISHNLTDVFAVADDIAVLYLGQLVAQVRAQDTTRDDVVGYITGTKTLTGAPLLTTDTIPTEGDPA
- a CDS encoding sugar ABC transporter permease, which produces MTNVARTNASPDPLATDLIGSGVEGGLREQVVAWWQRVRSGDMGALPAIGGLVVLTLLFSTLSPFFLTERNFANLLNQAATLVMLGMALVFVLLLGEIDLSAGVTGGVAMALFVVLNTQFGIDWPIALLVGFAVGLITGALIGFFVARVGIPSFVVTLGLFLGYQGLALVIIGDGGLYRVQVPELLALQNGNLPVWGGWAMLAVMLAVSAGTSFWDRARRTKAGVPNRAMSLVWIKLAVIAVIGGVFVYILNQDRGQSVVAVQGVPLIVPVTLAILWLGTFVLDRTRFGRYIYAIGGNAEAARRSGVKVRWVKWWAFVICSTLAVASALFSVSRVGSVDATVGRDIVLSGVAAAVVGGVSLFGGRGRLIHAAIGALVIACITNGLGLLNLPAGINLLVTGGVLILAATVDAVSRLRAGGSFLRS
- a CDS encoding NAD-dependent deacylase, with amino-acid sequence MRIVVLTGAGISAESGLATFRDAGGLWEGHSVADVATPEGFARDPDTVLAFYDERRRIAASALPNAAHHALARLEEALGDGVLVVTQNVDDLHERAGTRRLVHMHGELFRALCTRCLARTPWTGDLRNRPECPHCGARALRPDVVWFGEMPYGLDRIDDAVSACDVFVSVGTSGEVYPAAGYAALAAAHGARTVELNLAPSDPVLPFDDVRAGPATAVVPAWVDEVLAGA
- a CDS encoding ATP-dependent DNA ligase, whose protein sequence is MLLADVVDTVTAVAATRARSAKTDALAGLLARLEADEIVPAVGLLTASPRQGRLGVGWRTLSGLPAGSAPAATVTVRDVDAAFTALAETVGAGSAARRGEVLGSLARRTTPGEWDLLARVMMGELRTGALEGVLLEAIARAAHREPAVVRRAAMLSGDLGETARIALTEPPAALGEVGLVVGRPVLPMLAATAATAGEAVTATGTSSVEYKLDGARIQVHRRGDEVRVFTRSLAEVTARVPEIVEVVRGLPATELILDGETLSLDESGAPRAFQDTMARFGAETARRIALRPWFFDVLHVDGRDVLDEPLALRQQELERVAGAWRVPAITTDDPGEAEAFAGAALDAGHEGVMVKDLAAPYVAGRRGTAWLKIKPVHTFDLVVLAVEEGSGRRAGWLSNLHLGAYDPDGEFGEAGGFVMVGKTFKGLTDDLLRWQTEHFPAIQTRRTAGTVHVAPVTVVEIAIDGVQRSPRYPGGVALRFARVKAYRPDKRAADADTIQRLRGMLRG